A single region of the Gasterosteus aculeatus chromosome 1, fGasAcu3.hap1.1, whole genome shotgun sequence genome encodes:
- the unc80 gene encoding protein unc-80 homolog isoform X5, whose amino-acid sequence MVKRKSLDDNEPECGKGIPFPIQTFLWRQTSAFLRPKLGKQYEASCVSFERVLVENKLHGLSPALSEAIQSISRWELVQAALPHVLHCTSILLSNRNRLGHQDKLGVAETKLLHTLHWMLLDAAQECNHEPSLSHGWSGGSSSSAFLQPVGNQGSSPGAPGSGSGSALGGSGPQHGGSLPEEDEHARTKLFHKSMATVELFVFLFAPLIHRIKESDLTFRLASGLVIWQPMWEHRQPDIPAFTALIKPVRNIVTAKRNSPVNNQCSPCGSGNPGPMGFQVVCEAAQSDSSSPAAGERSCRRGNSVEKGGPSQQPPAVKGPSKKKTSAPAGLLTSMAQRARYATYFDVAVLRCLLQPHWTEEGVHWALMFYLQRLRQILEERPERTSEPSVTPLPRPRSSSMVAATPSLVNTHKTQDMTLKCNEEGKSLSTETFTKVSLTSLRRQAVPDLSSDLGMSIFKKFKNRRDDRERKGSIPYHHAGKKRQRRMGVPFLLHEDHLDVSPTRSTFSFGSFSGLGDDRRALDRGGWQATIMGRRGAADNQNISHATSSQSCFLSPKLPAGKFTRRGSTDTAADADSLSAKHSHSHHSLLRDMPDHSNSHSDNTVREVRSQISTITMAAFNTTVASFNVGYADFFTEHMKKLCNPVTVPEMPVEPLACANLPRSFTDSCINYSCLEEGENIEGTNNFVQKNGMLDLTAVLRALYAVLSHDISSRICDVALNIIDCLLQLSVVPDMGKKLCKPDNKENQEARAKDTAGQGLGAGAQGGGSLPGAGGGGDGGGGGGGGGGGGGGGGSGGGSGQGSKDDVKNNKDYDKKVCSSCILSEVGPIGHTLEYLNISTQRSYALTFVFFTPSTRKQEEGSGFSTHRLALTMLIKIVKSLGCAYGCGEGHRGLSGDRLRMQAQNCLTSLYKLDKVQFRQTMREYVNKDSLNNIVDFLHALLGFCMEPITDKYGSAGERSRRAKKRNIDKAGFGNNFTTGDNKSVAQNMEAVVVGCMFKSLITRCASTTHELHSPENLGLYCDIRQLVQFIKEAHGNVFRRVALSALLDSAEKVTTTKKPEEKEEAKQPGPRSDEQIPGALLGRKDFWRKMFKSQSAASDTSSQSEQDTSECTTAHSGTTTDRRSRSRSRRISLRKKLKLPIGNWLKRSSLSGLTDGVEDLLDISSVDRLSFIRQSSKVKFTSAVKLLEGGAVGPEFARDEEENFFKRLGKWRSGRRNPSKLHHTEEKDGPHGFQERLAASQEAMKNKNVVNLGAIRQGMKRFQFLLNCCEPGTIPDASILAAALDLEAPVVARASLFLECARFVHRCNRGNWPEWMKGHHVNITKRGLSRGRSPVVGNKRNQKLQWNAAKHFCQWGDAIGTRLSELCHSDSESPANILGYIFDEETKRRMRKEDEEEDYLDDNTVNPTKCGCPFALKMAACQLLLEITTFLRETFPCLPRPRTEPLVDLESCRLRLDPDLGRQRYERKISFAGILDDEDGHDSLNSSSHTLKSDTVCDEKKQSEVQAPSRKIRIGGSRLLQIKGARSFRIKKGGSLSSIRRAGSLKSTKIPRQDSGSENDEGLLSQTHSRDTVTDIGSPFSTSEPSIEPEGQGSGGAEDNYHRNMSWLHIMILLCNQQSFICTHVDFCHPRCYQHHSRSCARLVRAIKLVYGETVDSLREESASSGFIGARAKKSKECSDKSCLRTPSMKRRPTDSNTEGKKDTGMLKYIRNQVMSLSPAPLSLLIKAAPILTDDMYGDIQPAAWELLLSVDEHMAAAAAAMFLLCAVKVPDAVTEMMMAEFQHQEACQRINSVLKFYTLWRFRYQVWPRMEEGAQQIFKIPPPSINFTLPSPILGMPCVPIFDPPWVPQNTGSVRDPINEDQSFSTLIQSVHAIKSFSARAVSRSHQRAEHILKNLQQEEEKRRLGREASIITAIPVAQEACYEPTCSPPPEQEEEAEEVVNLASRRLSVSPSCASSNSHRNYSFRRGSVWSVRSLASAEDEENTTEHTPTHHMLQPPQAVFPACICAAVLPIVHLMEDGEVREDGVAVSAVAQQILWNCLIEDPALVLRHFLEKLTVSNRQDELMFMLRKLLLNIGDLPAQTSHILFNYLVGLIMYFVRTPCEWGMDAISATLTFLWEVVGYVEGLFFKDLKQTMKKEQCEVKLLVTASMPGTKTLVVHGQNECDIPTQLPVHEDTQFEALLKECLEFFNIPEARSAHYFLMDKRWNLIHYSKTYVRDIYPFRRSVSPQLNLVHMLPEKGQELIQKQVFSRKLEEVGRVLFLISLTQNMPAVHKQSHVSLLQEDLLRLPSFPRTAIDAEFSLATEPQGKELFGLDTLHKVLWIKLLEEMFLGMPSEYPWGDEMMLFLNVFNGALLLHPEDSALLRQYTATAINTAVHFNHLFSLSGYQWILPTMLQVYADYESNPLLRRGIEFCCRQFYILHRKPFVLQLFASVAPLLEFTTSTSTGLSKGVSAQCLFDLLISLEGETKDALDALELVKAEKPLRSLDFCYGNEDLAFSVSDSIKLCVTVAAYAPESFRSLQMLMVLEALVPCHLQKLKINTVTMESASAARDEIAAIAALATSLQALLYSSESLTRPMTAPQMSRSDQGHKGGTAANHAMSGGVNTRDNLHLLEEGQGMPREELDERIAREEFRRPRESLLNICTEFYKHCGPRLKILQNVAGEPRVTALELLDIKSHMRLAEIAHALLKLAPYDTLTMESRGLRRYIMEMLPITDWSSEAVRPALILILKRLDRMFNKIHKMPTLRCARPQALCTRRQVEWEAASSLIEGICLTLQRQPIISFLPHLRSLINVCVNLVMGVVGPSSVADGLPLLHLSPYLSPPLPFSTAVVRLVALQIQALKEDFPLSHVISPFTNQERREGMLLNLLIPFVLTVGSGSKDSPHLEQPEIFLLLQTVINILLPPRIISTSRTKNFMLDASPAHCSTPGDTGKDLRREGLAESTSQAAYLALKVVLVCFERSLGNQWYRLSLQVKEMALRKVGGLAFWDFIDFIVRTRIPIFVLLRPFIQCKLLTQPADSQEEITARHHIADQLERRFIPRPLCKSSLFAEFNNELKILKEAVHSGSAYQGKTSISTVGTSTSAYRLSLATMSRSNTGTGTVWEQESQPSRQPSQDTLSRTDEDDEENDSMSIPSVVSEHEAFLPRMMAQRRFSSHATGSVASQPEVPRATMLPSHSEPNVLDESQGLLQEGNLSRVASVQSEPGPQNLLLQPPLGRKRGLRQLRRPLLSIPKNEPRGRSGARISTTRRGIQPKNKPLETLLDCEAHADQKRSVTFTENQGQGTGGTTEPAAEARKASPALSKSPTLEAASVSSATVTADLHGPAETQVAPAVSSKERREQWGLRSSLSPPHSISRPSTPTHPSRTCSPLPLSRTCSPLALSRTSSPLPPPLPVLGTAPAPGPPPPPPLPPAPLLPPPPPGAPRIRESPGDEDTAALLPRGDTLLQLSEDGGTENPLLRPLLSHPSPRRRPLPFSPVDLDLDESHV is encoded by the exons GACCTGACCTTTCGATTGGCCAGCGGCCTGGTGATATGGCAGCCGATGTGGGAGCACCGGCAGCCCGACATCCCCGCCTTCACCGCGCTCATCAAACCAGTCAGAAACATTGTAACAG CAAAGAGGAACTCCCCCGTCAACAACCAGTGCAGCCCCTGTGGATCCGGCAACCCGGGTCCCATG GGATTCCAGGTGGTTTGCGAAGCCGCCCAATCGGATTCCTCCTCCCCCGCAGCTGGAGAGAGGAGCTGTCGTCGTGGTAACTCGGTCGAGAAAGGTGGCCCTTCCCAACAACCCCCAGCAGTGAAAGGTCCTTCCAAGAAAAA GACATCAGCGCCCGCCGGCCTGCTGACCTCCATGGCCCAACGAGCACGCTACGCAACGTACTTCGATGTGGCGGTGCTGCGCTGCCTGCTGCAGCCGCACTGGACAGAGGAGGGCGTGCACTGGGCCCTGATGTTCTACCTGCAGCGCCTGAGGCAGATCCTGGAGGAGAGACCCGAGCGCACCTCCGAACCCTCGGTGACGCCTCTGCCGCGTCCCCGCAGCAGCTCCATGGTGGCGGCTACGCCGTCACTGGTCAACACCCACAAGACTCAG GACATGACTCTGAAATGCAACGAAGAGGGGAAGTCTCTGAGCACAGAGACGTTTACGAAGGTCTCTCTGACCAGCCTCCGTCGTCAGGCCGTCCCTGACCTCTCCTCCGACCTGGGCATGAGCATTTTCAAGAAG TTTAAGAACCGGCGTGACGACCGCGAGCGAAAGGGCTCCATCCCGTACCATCACGCGGGGAAGAAGCGCCAGCGGCGTATGGGCGTTCCCTTCCTGCTCCACGAGGACCACCTGGACGTCTCGCCCACCCGCAGCACCTTCTCCTTCGGTAGCTTCTCGGGCCTCGGGGATGACCGACGGGCTCTGGACCGCGGGGGCTGGCAGGCCACCATCATGGGTAGGCGGGGCGCCGCTGACAATCAGAATATATCGCATGCCACCAGCTCGCAGTCGTGCTTCCTCTCTCCTAAGCTCCCAGCTG GCAAGTTCACACGGAGGGGCAGCACGGACACTGCTGCAGACGCCGATAGTCTGAGTGCCAAGCACTCTCATTCCCACCACTCTTTGCTCAGAGACATGCCCGACCACTCCAACAGCCACAGCGATAACACCGTCAGAGAGG TGCGATCTCAGATCTCCACCATCACCATGGCTGCATTCAACACCACGGTGGCGTCATTCAACGTCGGCTACGCCGACTTCTTCACGGAGCACATGAAGAAGCTGTGCAACCCCGTCACTGTCCCCGAGATGCCTGTGGAGCCGCTGGCCTGCGCCAACCTGCCACGCAGCTTCACCGACTCCTGCATCAACTACTCCTGtctggaggaaggggagaaCATTGAGGGCACCAACAACTTTGTGCAGAAGAACGGCATGCTGGACCTCACT GCTGTGCTGCGGGCTCTCTACGCCGTCCTCAGCCACGACATCAGCTCCAGGATCTGCGACGTGGCTCTCAATATCATCGACTGCCTGCTGCAGCTGAGCGTGGTGCCCGACATGGGCAAGAAGCTGTGCAAGCCCGACAACAAGGAGAACCAGGAGGCCCGAGCCAAAGACACGGCCGGTCAGGGCCTCGGAGCGGGCGCCCAGGGAGGCGGGTCCCTCCcgggggcgggtggagggggcgatggtggtggtggtggtggaggaggaggaggaggaggaggaggggggggaagtggtGGAGGGAGTGGGCAAGGGAGCAAAGATGATGTGAAAAATAACAAGGATTACGATAAAAAGGTGTGTTCTTCCTGTATTCTCTCTGAAGTGGGTCCTATTGGTCACACACTTGAATATCTAAATATATCTACACAAAGGTCCTACGCGTTGACGTTTGTGTTCTTCACTCCTTCGACACGGAAACAGGAAGAAGGCTCTGGCTTCAGCACCCACCGCCTGGCTCTCACCATGCTGATAAAAATAGTGAAGTCGCTGGGCTGTGCCTATGGCTGTGGCGAGGGACACCGCGGCTTGTCAGGGGATCGCCTCCGGATGCAG GCCCAGAACTGCCTGACCAGCCTTTATAAGCTGGACAAGGTGCAGTTTCGACAGACAATGCGCGAGTACGTCAACAAAGATTCTCTCAATAACATAGTGGACTTCCTGCATGCACTGCTGGGCTTCTGCATGGAGCCCATCACTGACA AGTACGGCAGTGCAGGGGAGAGGTCCAGGAGggcgaaaaaaagaaacatcg ACAAGGCAGGCTTCGGTAACAACTTCACCACGGGGGACAACAAGTCCGTGGCCCAGAACATGGAGGCGGTTGTGGTGGGCTGCATGTTCAAGTCTCTCATAACCCGCTGCGCGTCGACCACACACGAGCTGCACAGCCCCGAGAACCTG GGCCTGTACTGTGACATCCGCCAGCTGGTGCAGTTCATTAAGGAGGCCCATGGAAATGTGTTCCGCCGGGTGGCGCTGAGCGCCCTCCTGGACAGCGCCGAGAAGGTCACCACCACCAAGAAAcccgaggagaaggaagaggccAAGCAGCCGGGACCCAGGAG TGACGAGCAGATCCCCGGCGCTCTGCTGGGCAGGAAGGACTTCTGGAGGAAGATGTTCAAGTCGCAGAGCGCCGCCAGCGACACCAGCAGCCAATCCGAGCAGGACACCTCCGAGTGCACCACCGCACACTCCGGCACCACCACGGACCGGCGCTCGCGTTCCAGATCCCGCCGCATCTCGCTTCGCAAGAAACTGAAGCTGCCGATAG GCAACTGGTTGAAGCGTTCTTCCCTTTCTGGACTGACCGACGGTGTTGAGGACCTGCTGGACATCAGCTCGGTGGATCGTCTCTCCTTCATACGTCAgagttcaaag GTGAAGTTCACCAGCGCGGTGAAGCTGCTGGAGGGCGGCGCGGTGGGGCCGGAGTTCGccagggacgaggaggagaattTCTTCAAGCGGCTCGGTAAATGGAGGTCTGGCAGGCGGAATCCATCCAAGCTTCACCACACAGAAGAGAAAGATG GACCTCACGGCTTTCAAGAGCGTCTGGCGGCCAGCCAGGAGGCCATGAAGAACAAGAACGTAGTGAATCTGGGCGCCATTCGACAGGGCATGAAGCGCTTCCAGTTCCTGCTGAACTGCTGCGAGCCGGGGACCATACCGGACGCCTCCATCCTCGCCGCTGCTCTGGACCTG GAAGCTCCTGTCGTGGCCCGGGCCTCCCTCTTCCTCGAATGCGCCCGGTTTGTGCACCGCTGTAACCGTGGCAACTGGCCGGAGTGGATGAAGGGCCACCACGTAAACATTACCAAGAGAGGCCTCTCGCGGGGTCGATCACCTGTTGTGGGCAACAAAAGAAACCAGAAGCTCCAGTGGAACGCCGCCAAACATTTCTGCCAGTGGGGAGAT GCCATCGGCACGAGGCTCAGTGAACTGTGTCACTCTGACAGCGAGAGCCCTGCAAACATCCTGGGTTACATCTTTGATGAGGAGACCAAACGGAGGATGAGAAaagaagacgaggaagaggactATCTGGATGACA ACACAGTCAATCCTACAAAATGTGGCTGCCCCTTCGCTCTGAAGATGGCTGCCTGCCAGCTGTTGTTGGAAATCACCACTTTCCTGCGGGAGACCTTTCCCTGCCTACCACGCCCACGCACCGAACCACTGGTG GATCTTGAAAGCTGCCGCCTGCGGCTGGACCCGGATCTCGGCCGCCAGCGCTACGAGAGGAAGATCAGCTTTGCGGGAATCCTCGACGACGAGGACGGCCACGACTcgctcaacagcagcagccacacgCTGAAGTCCGACACCGTCTGCGACGAGAAGAAGCAGTCTGAAGTCCAAG CGCCGAGCCGGAAGATTCGCATCGGGGGCTCCCGGCTGCTCCAGATCAAAGGCGCTCGCAGCTTCCGCATAAAGAAAGGCGGCTCCCTGTCCTCCATACGCCGGGCCGGGAGCCTCAAGAGCACCAAGATACCGCGGCAGGACTCCGGGTCGGAGAACGACGAGGGGCTGCTGTCGCAAACGCACAGCAGGGATACCGTCACCGACATCG GCAGTCCCTTCAGCACCAGTGAACCCAGCATAGAGCCGGAGGGTCAGGGCTCTGGGGGAGCAGAGGACAACTACCACCGCAACATGTCCTGGCTCCAC ATTATGATCCTGCTGTGCAACCAGCAGAGCTTCATCTGCACCCACGTGGACTTCTGCCACCCTCGCTGTTACCAGCACCACAGCCGCTCCTGCGCCCGTCTGGTGCGCGCCATCAAGCTCGTGTACGGGGAGACAGTGGACAGCCTGAGAGAGGAGAGCGCCTCCTCCGGTTTTATTGGGGCGCGTGCCAAGAAGAGCAAAGAG TGTTCAGACAAGTCTTGCCTGAGGACCCCGTCTATGAAGAGGAGACCCACGGACTCCAACACGGAGGGGAAGAAGGACACCGGCATGCTCAAGTACATCCGCAACCAG GTGATGAGCCTGTCGCCGGCGCCGCTTTCGCTGCTGATCAAGGCGGCTCCCATCTTGACCGACGACATGTACGGAGACATCCAGCCAGCGGCCTGGGAGCTCCTGCTCAGTGTGGATGAACACATGGCGGCCGCGGCAG CTGCCATGTTCCTCCTGTGTGCTGTCAAGGTCCCCGACGCGGTGACCGAAATGATGATGGCAGAGTTCCAGCACCAGGAGGCCTGCCAGCGCATCAACTCCGTCCTGAAGTTTTACACACTGTGGCGTTTTCGCTACCAGGTGTGGCCTCGCATGGAAGAAGGAGCCCAGCAGATCTTTAAG aTCCCTCCCCCCAGCATCAACTTCACTCTGCCATCTCCTATACTCGGCATGCCTTGTGTTCCCATATTTGACCCTCCTTGGGTGCCCCAGAATACAGGCAGCGTCCGGGACCCGATCAATGAAGACCAGTCC ttctcCACATTAATTCAGTCAGTCCATGCCATA AAATCCTTCTCGGCGCGGGCGGTGTCGCGCTCCCACCAGCGGGCCGAGCACATCCTGAAGAacctgcagcaggaggaggagaagcgccGCCTGGGGCGCGAGGCCAGCATCATCACGGCCATCCCCGTGGCCCAGGAGGCCTGCTACGAGCCCACGTGCAGCCCCCCGcccgagcaggaggaggaag CAGAAGAAGTGGTGAACCTGGCTTCGCGCCGTCTGTCCGTCAGCCCCTCCTGCGCCTCTAGCAACTCCCACAGGAACTATTCTTTCCGTCGGGGTTCCGTGTGGTCGGTCCGCTCGCTGGCCAGCGCCGAAG atGAAGAGAACACAACGGAACACACTCCTACACACCACATGTTACAGCCTCCCCAAGCcgttttcccagcatgcatctgtgCCGCAGTCCTACCAATCGTGCACCTGATGGAGGACGGGGAGGTCCGAGAGGATGGTGTGGCCG TGAGTGCTGTTGCCCAACAAATCCTGTGGAACTGCCTAATTGAAGATCCGGCCCTGGTTCTCCGCCACTTCCTGGAAAAGCTAACAGTGAGCAATCGACAG gATGAGCTGATGTTCATGTTAAGGAAGCTGCTGCTCAACATCGGAGATCTGCCGGCTCAGACCTCTCATATCCTCTTCAACTATCTG GTGGGACTGATCATGTATTTTGTGCGGACCCCGTGTGAGTGGGGAATGGACGCCATCTCTGCCACGTTGACCTTCCTGTGGGAGGTGGTCGGCTATGTGGAGGGGCTCTTCTTCAAAGACCTCAAGCAGACCATGAAGAAGGAGCAGTGTGAAGTCAAGCTGCTGGTCACTGCATCCATGCCAG GAACCAAGACGCTGGTGGTGCATGGGCAGAACGAATGTGATATCCCAACACAGCTTCCAGTCCATGAAGACACTCAGTTTGAAGCCCTACTCAAG GAGTGCCTGGAATTTTTCAACATTCCTGAGGCCAGATCGGCACACTACTTCCTCATGGACAAACGATGGAACCTCATCCATTATAGCAAG ACATACGTGAGAGACATCTACCCCTTCCGGAGATCAGTCTCTCCGCAGCTTAACCTGGTCCACATGCTGCCTGAGAAAGGACAGGAGCTGATCCAGAAACAG GTGTTTTCCCGTAAACTAGAGGAAGTTGGACgtgtcctcttcctcatctcccTCACTCAAAACATGCCGGCCGTGCACAAGCAGTCCCACGTCTCCCTGCTGCAGGAAGACCTCCTCCGCCTGCCGTCCTTCCCGCGGACCGCCATCGACGCTGAGTTCTCGCTGGCCACCGAGCCTCAAG GCAAGGAGCTGTTTGGGCTGGACACCCTCCACAAGGTGCTGTGGAtcaagctgctggaggagatgtTCCTGGGCATGCCCAGCGAGTACCCGTGGGGCGACGAGATGATGCTGTTCCTCAACGTCTTCAACggggcgctgctgctgcaccctGAGGACAGCGCCCTCCTCAGGCAGTACACCGCCACCGCCATCAACACCGCTGTGCACTTCAACCACCTCTTCTCCTTGAGCGGCTACCAGTGGATCCTGCCGACCATGCTGCAG GTCTACGCCGACTACGAGAGCAACCCTTTACTGAGGCGCGGCATCGAGTTCTGCTGCCGGCAGTTCTACATCCTCCACCGCAAACCCTTTGTCCTGCAGCTGTTTGCCAGCGTGGCTCCACTGCTGGAATTCACA ACCAGCACCAGTACCGGTCTTTCTAAAGGAGTGTCCGCTCAGTGTCTGTTTGACCTGCTGATCTCTCTGGAGGGGGAGACCAAGGACGCTCTGGACGCTCTGGAGCTTGTTAAGGCTGAGAAGCCTCTACGCTCTTTAG ATTTTTGCTATGGGAATGAGGACCTGGCCTTCTCTGTCAGTGACTCCATCAAGCTGTGTGTCACCGTGGCTGCCTACGCCCCAGAATCCTTTAGGAG TCTGCAGATGCTGATGGTGCTGGAGGCCTTGGTCCCGTGCCACCTCCAGAAGCTGAAGATCAACACGGTTACGATGGAGTCGGCCTCAGCTGCCAGGGATGAGATTGCAGCCATCGCTGCCTTGGCCACATCCCTGCAGGCCCTCCTCTACAGCTCGGAGTCCCTCACAAg GCCCATGACAGCCCCCCAGATGTCCCGCTCTGACCAGGGCCATAAAGGAGGCACTGCAGCTAACCACGCCATGTCGGGAGGGGTCAACACCCG GGACAACCTGCACCTGCTGGAGGAAGGCCAGGGGATGCCgagggaggagctggatgagCGCATCGCCAGGGAAGAGTTCCGGCGGCCCAGGGAATCGCTGTTGAACATTTGCACCGAGTTTTACAAACATTGCGGCCCGCGACTCAAAATCCTGCAGAACGTGGCCGGGGAGCCGCGGGTCACGGCACTGGAGCTGCTGGACATCAAGTCCCACATGAG GCTGGCGGAGATCGCCCACGCCCTGCTGAAATTGGCCCCCTACGACACCCTGACCATGGAGAGCCGCGGGCTGCGGCGCTACATCATGGAGATGCTGCCCATCACCGACTGGTCGTCCGAGGCCGTCCGACCcgccctcatcctcatcctcaagAGGCTGGACCGCATGTTCAACAAGATCCACAAGATGCCTACGCTCAGGTGCGCTCGCCCACAGGCATTATGCACCAG GAGACAGGTGGAGTGGGAGGCGGCCAGCAGCCTGATCGAGGGGATCTGCCTGACCCTGCAGCGACAGCCAATCATCTCCTTCCTCCCACACCTTCGCTCGCTGATCAACGTCTGCGTCAACCTG GTGATGGGTGTGGTCGGTCCCTCCAGCGTGGCCGACgggctccctctcctccacctgagcCCCTACCTCTCGCCCCCGCTGCCCTTCAGCACAGCAGTGGTGCGCCTGGTCGCCCTGCAGATCCAG GCATTGAAGGAGGACTTTCCTCTCAGCCATGTGATCTCGCCCTTCACCAATCAGGAGAGGCGGGAGGGGATGCTGCTCAACCTGCTCATTCCCTTTGTGCTCACTGTGGGCTCTGGAAGCAAAG ACAGCCCCCACCTGGAGCAGCCggagatcttcctgctcctgcaGACGGTCATCAACATCCTGCTGCCTCCCCGGATCatctccacctcccgcacaaagAACTTCATGCTGGACGCCTCCCCGGCTCACTGCTCCACCCCGGGCGACACGGGGAAGGATCTGCGCAGGGAGGGACTGGCGGAGTCCACCAGCCAGGCCGCGTATCTGG CTCTGAAGGTGGTGTTGGTCTGCTTCGAGCGCTCGCTGGGAAACCAGTGGTACCGGCTCAGCTTGCAGGTGAAAGAGATGGCGCTGAGGAAAGTGGGCGGCTTGGCCTTCTGGGACTTCATTGACTTCATCGTCCGAACCCGCATCCCTATCTTCGTGCTGCTGAGGCCCTTCATACAGTGCAAG CTGTTGACGCAGCCCGCCGACTCCCAGGAGGAGATCACGGCCCGTCATCACATCGCCGACCAGCTGGAGCGCCGATTCATCCCGCGGCCCCTCTGCAAGAGCTCCCTGTTTGCAGAGTTCAATAACGAGCTGAAGATACTCAAGGAGGCCGTGCACAGCGGCTCTG CTTACCAGGGAAAGACGTCCATCAGCACGGTGGGCACCTCCACGTCGGCGTATCGCCTCAGTTTGGCCACAATGTCGCGCTCCAACACCGGCACCGGCACCGTGTGGGAGCAGGAGAGCCAGCCATCGCGCCAACCCTCCCAAGACACACTCAGCCGCACGGACGAGGACGACGAAGAGA ATGACTCTATGAGCATCCCCAGCGTGGTGAGCGAGCACGAGGCCTTCCTGCCCCGGATGATGGCGCAGCGCCGGTTCTCCAGCCACGCCACCGGCTCCGTGGCCTCGCAGCCCGAGGTGCCGCGCGCCACCATGCTGCCCAGCCATAG TGAACCCAATGTGCTAGATGAGTCCCAGGGCCTTCTGCAGGAGGGTAACCTCTCTAG GGTTGCCAGTGTGCAGAGTGAACCGGGCCCGCAGAACCTTCTGCTCCAGCCTCCTTTAGGAAGAAAGAGAGGCCTCAGACAG CTACGTCGCCCCCTGCTGTCCATTCCAAAGAATGAACCCCGCGGCCGATCCGGAgcgaggatctccaccacgcgCAGGGGCATCCAGCCCAAGAACAAACCACTGG aaacgttgtTGGACTGTGAAG CGCACGCCGACCAAAAGCGATCCGTCACCTTCACGGAGAACCAAGGCCAGGGAACCGGCGGCACGACGGAgccagcagctgaggccaggaAGGCCAGTCCGGCCCTCTCCAAGTCCCCGACCCTGGAAGCGGCCTCCGTCTCCTCGGCGACGGTGACGGCCGACCTGCACGGCCCCGCTGAGACGCAG GTTGCTCCCGCCGTAAGCAGCAAGGAGAGGCGAGAGCAGTGGGGCCTCCGCAGCAGCCTCTCCCCCCCGCACTCCATCTCCCGCCCCTCCACCCCGACACACCCGTCCCGGACCTGCTCCCCGCTGCCCCTCTCCCGGACCTGCTCCCCTCTCGCCTTGTCCcgcacctcctctcctctgcccccGCCGCTGCCGGTGCTGGGCACGGCGCCGGCGCCCggccccccgcctcctccgcctctgccGCCGGCACCTCTCctgcctccgccgccgccgggggCCCCCCGCATCCGAGAGAGCCCCGGCGACGAGGACACGGCGGCGCTGCTGCCGCGCGGCGACACCCTGCTGCAGCTGAGCGAGGACGGCGGCACGGAGAACCCCCTCCTCAGGCCGCTGCTGTCCCACCCCTcgccccgccgccgccccctgCCCTTCTCCCCGGTCgacctggacctggacgagTCGCACGTCTGA